The following is a genomic window from Onthophagus taurus isolate NC chromosome 1, IU_Otau_3.0, whole genome shotgun sequence.
tgtatataatcatgaataaaattgattcaGGTGTGCTCCTAATAAAgctctatttttattatgattttggGTATAATTAAGAGATTTTAAACATATAATACGTTATGGattattaaaactattattgctttagattaatttaaaaatattaaatagatcaattttttattaatgttataatcGAAAATGGAAAACTGCCAACAAAACTGAGTTtagtgtaataaataaataaaacctttaaataatttataaaagaaataataaaaaaaataatgttgaaaaactaacgaaaatattttatataatatggtaaaaattaatatatcaaaaCATTTGGCAGAAATCGATGCGTATTTAAAACGATGACTAGAATATTTGAAGAGTGTGTGTTGTATACGTTTCTAAACAAAGAATTACACTTGATAAAATGATTACATTAAAAgtagttgttaaaaaattaatcgcatccagaaataattttcttttttagaatTCGACGAGATAGTGAGTTGGAATAATTAATCCCAATTTTTCTTCTTGCTGAGAGACGTATTTGATGTCAAGAAGCCGATCTGTGTTACATTTACGCATGATGTTCAAAAAGTATTTATCAAACGTTTGCGCTAGAGGTATTTTTAGGTGAGCATTTTTGTAGATAAGaaacatataattaaaagaagattataaataatttcatagACGTTTTATATGATGTCGTTGTATGTCGAGCGTATGTTATTGAGAAGTATCACATATTTAATCTATAGATTTGTTTAAGTTTTGACCAATCATATTTTAATagttgaaaataaatcgaaaattaaaaaaaacatttcttttattttagaaataagaTAAGGAATTAGAtcgtaaaagaaaaaaggatttaTATTGTAATCTTTAAAGATGTTTCTgcgtatattttattaataaaaacttaacaatacaaaagttaacaatatatcaaaaaggaaaacaaatctgtatattaatttttaactaaaataatagctgttcttGAAGGTACATAAAgcaataaagaattttttaaccCACCAAAACCAATGGGTTCagtaaaataatttagatttGTGTCAATACGAGCTTGACCACCAAATCTAACATCATCCGAagacaaaattattttgtaacaacCTGGTTGACTAACACCAACTCGATATcccgaaaaactttttgttgggtgaaaattgaaaacaaatacCAATCCATTTCCTCTTTCGAAGGCTATCACCTTATCATTTTCGTGTTTCCACGAAACATAACTTGAATCATTATGTAACCAACCATATTTCTCCTCTAAATGATTCATTGCCGCATCAAATTCATTTAAGAACTTATACCGCAATAAATCGTCTTCAACCAAGTTCCATTGACGACGTGCGTAATGATATGAACTATTATTACCTAATCGTGGAAAATCTAACCACTCTGGGTGTCCAAATTCGTtcccaataaaatttaaatatcctTCACCCCCAAGAGTGTGCGTAATCAAACGGATTATTTTATGTAAAGCGATCCCGCGATCAATAATGGGAGTTAAATCGGATAAAGTACTCATATTTGTATACATTTCCTTATCCATTAACCAAAAAGCGATCGTTTTATCGCCGACTAGAGCCTGATCGTGAGATTCCGCATAAGATATACTCGGTTCCATCCATCTACGATTTGTTAAAGTATGAACTATATTTCCGATATTCCAATCTTCATCTTTGCATTCTTTCAAAAGTTGTATCCATTTATCGGGTATCGCCATTGCTAATCTATAATCGAAACCTAAATAAAAggcattaattataattaaattggaTTAGCATCACATCCGCTTACCTAATCCACCCTCTTCAATAGGTCTACACATTCCCGGCATTCCAGAAACATCTTCAGCAATCGTAACATGTTCCCCTCGTATTTTATGTATAACATAATTAGCCAACATTAAATAAACCAAAGCCTCAGTGTCTACATTTAATCCAAAATACTCATCGTAATTCCCACTAAAACCTTCCCCGATTCCGTGCGAATGATACAACATTGAAGTAACACCATCAAATCTAAATCCGTCGAATTGATACTCATCCAAATACCATCtcaaatttgataataaaaatcttaacaCTTCATATTCAGAATAATTAAACAGTCTTGAATCCCATAAATCATGCTCGCCGCGTTTCCCAGAATGAAAATAACACGAATCAGTACCGTCAAAACGATTCAAACCGTCCGAAACGTTTTTACTGGCGTGCGAATGAacgatatcgagaaaaaccgCGATGTTCATCGAATGAGCGGTGTCAATTAAACGTTTTAAGGCATCAGGGACGCCGTAACGACTCGAAACGGCGAAAAAACTCGTCACTTGATATCCAAAACTGGCGTAATAGGCGTGTTCCATGATTGCCATTAATTGTATGGCGTTGTAGCcttgttttttgatttttggtaGAATATTATCGGTGAAATTATCGTAGGAACCAACATTTAATTCGGACGTAGCAATTCCAACGTGACATTCGTATATCCGTAAACTCTTTGGTTTTGGTACTTTTGAGTgtttaaattcgtatttctgAAAGCAAagtagaaataattaaaggTTATTATCCTTttataatttaacttttaaatgatttacGGCTTAAATTATGCACCGAATATTTCTAACTAGAAAATGTCTtattaaacttattaatttttgttatttaattatccaATTGTCATTTTCCGAGATATTCCCTTTATATCTTAAAGACATAGACAATATTTTTGCCCAACATGAGCCTTGGGAGTAAAATAGTGATACCATCTCGTGGTATGTTGTTCACAACatgaaaattttctattttgttATAGCTTTTTATTTGAATGGTTGAAAGACCATACAacattgttaattaattaatacaactGACATATCAATTAActaatttatatgtatagcaCCACACCCTTGCTTTTATATGTCCTGTGCAAGGCATGCTACAGCCACTTCTCCTTCTATAAAGACGAACAAAAAGAGAAAGATGGGAGTCAAACAATccatatttataaattgaaacGATTTGATTTCATATCGATATCAGCATTTTGCTAACAGGTGATTTTGAGTGTTTGTGTAGTTTTATAAGTAAATTTGATTGATATTGACATTGTAAGCAGGTTTTTGTCCATAAGTGAATGTATTTTGTCATGTG
Proteins encoded in this region:
- the LOC111418350 gene encoding 1,4-alpha-glucan-branching enzyme isoform X2; translated protein: MEVPVPNIEALFERDSYLKPYEKEIRRRYACFLDLKEKIDESESGFDDFTQGYKYYGINVQPDNSVICREWAPGANQLYLTGEFNNWNRDETKYKKLEFGKWELKLPPNQDGSCPIKHLSELKVVVEMENGVKEDRLSPWATYAVEPPKDKGTIYQQRFWNPPKHQKYEFKHSKVPKPKSLRIYECHVGIATSELNVGSYDNFTDNILPKIKKQGYNAIQLMAIMEHAYYASFGYQVTSFFAVSSRYGVPDALKRLIDTAHSMNIAVFLDIVHSHASKNVSDGLNRFDGTDSCYFHSGKRGEHDLWDSRLFNYSEYEVLRFLLSNLRWYLDEYQFDGFRFDGVTSMLYHSHGIGEGFSGNYDEYFGLNVDTEALVYLMLANYVIHKIRGEHVTIAEDVSGMPGMCRPIEEGGLGFDYRLAMAIPDKWIQLLKECKDEDWNIGNIVHTLTNRRWMEPSISYAESHDQALVGDKTIAFWLMDKEMYTNMSTLSDLTPIIDRGIALHKIIRLITHTLGGEGYLNFIGNEFGHPEWLDFPRLGNNSSYHYARRQWNLVEDDLLRYKFLNEFDAAMNHLEEKYGWLHNDSSYVSWKHENDKVIAFERGNGLVFVFNFHPTKSFSGYRVGVSQPGCYKIILSSDDVRFGGQARIDTNLNYFTEPIGFGGLKNSLLLYVPSRTAIILVKN
- the LOC111418350 gene encoding 1,4-alpha-glucan-branching enzyme isoform X1; translation: MGGKYSSLDPMEVPVPNIEALFERDSYLKPYEKEIRRRYACFLDLKEKIDESESGFDDFTQGYKYYGINVQPDNSVICREWAPGANQLYLTGEFNNWNRDETKYKKLEFGKWELKLPPNQDGSCPIKHLSELKVVVEMENGVKEDRLSPWATYAVEPPKDKGTIYQQRFWNPPKHQKYEFKHSKVPKPKSLRIYECHVGIATSELNVGSYDNFTDNILPKIKKQGYNAIQLMAIMEHAYYASFGYQVTSFFAVSSRYGVPDALKRLIDTAHSMNIAVFLDIVHSHASKNVSDGLNRFDGTDSCYFHSGKRGEHDLWDSRLFNYSEYEVLRFLLSNLRWYLDEYQFDGFRFDGVTSMLYHSHGIGEGFSGNYDEYFGLNVDTEALVYLMLANYVIHKIRGEHVTIAEDVSGMPGMCRPIEEGGLGFDYRLAMAIPDKWIQLLKECKDEDWNIGNIVHTLTNRRWMEPSISYAESHDQALVGDKTIAFWLMDKEMYTNMSTLSDLTPIIDRGIALHKIIRLITHTLGGEGYLNFIGNEFGHPEWLDFPRLGNNSSYHYARRQWNLVEDDLLRYKFLNEFDAAMNHLEEKYGWLHNDSSYVSWKHENDKVIAFERGNGLVFVFNFHPTKSFSGYRVGVSQPGCYKIILSSDDVRFGGQARIDTNLNYFTEPIGFGGLKNSLLLYVPSRTAIILVKN